A genomic window from Astatotilapia calliptera chromosome 12, fAstCal1.2, whole genome shotgun sequence includes:
- the LOC113033689 gene encoding intracellular hyaluronan-binding protein 4-like: MLPDAYGCAVANRFGNLLDDDTDPFDLINEVESEKTKKKKKKKEEEEKKAKQKKPGQKESQKDRRLPMALDVQEPVPVRRQLPRPAPVSESEEGREEAQKKAAAGQRRANQEEPPQEFSVSRPSYNSDFDLRGKGGIKGRRAGRAGGNARNPDYFILRGKREYDRHNGTGIPPDDKRGGRGAWNWGSVEEAASEFMDGTSPIKSEDSQITVEEDNPNQATEEEGEMLVQVAMEMTLDEWKAMQEMSRPKAEFNIRKAEGKIPSKAKVIHESKHVETIKVNMEDEGNFLRRSVNDITSLLDINFGSLGRPTRGGRGRGARGCPSRRPESVKPILERAEDDLAPNPDDPEDFPALSAGR; encoded by the exons ATGCTGCCGGACGCCTACGGGTGTGCTGTGGCGAACAGGTTCGGGAATCTTCTGGATGATGACACGGATCCTTTCGACTTGATCAACGAAGTGGAATCAGAaaagacgaagaagaaaaagaagaagaaggaagaggaggagaagaaagcaaagcagaaaaaacCTGGTCAGAAGGAGTCCCAAAAGGACCGACGCCTCCCTATGGCCCTGGATGTTCAAGAGCCGGTTCCAG TCCGTAGGCAGCTGCCACGTCCTGCACCTGTGTCTGAGAGTGAGGAGGGCAGAGAAGAAGCCCAGAAGAAAGCTGCTGCTGGGCAGCGTAGGGCCAACCAAGAGGAACCCCCACAGGAGTTTTCAGTTTCTAG GCCTTCCTATAATTCAGACTTTGATCTCAGAGGCAAAGGGGGGATCAAAGGTAGGAGAGCAGGAAGAGCTGGAGGAAATGCAAGGAACCCGGACTACTTTATTCTGAGGGGCAAGAGGGAATACGATCGGCACAATGGAAC AGGTATACCTCCTGACGataagagaggaggaagaggagcttgGAACTGGGGCTCTGTTGAAGAAGCTGCAAG TGAATTCATGGATGGGACATCTCCAATCAAATCTGAGGACTCCCAGATAACTGTAGAGGAAGACAATCCGaatca AGCAacggaggaggagggagagatgTTAGTCCAGGTTGCTATGGAGATGACCCTGGATGAATGGAAGGCCATGCAGGAGATGAGTCGTCCCAAAGCAGAATTTAATATCCGCAAAGCAGAAGGCAAGATTCCCTCCAAAGCCAAGGTCATCCACGAGTCAAAGCATGTGGAG ACCATCAAGGTAAATATGGAAGATGAAGGAAACTTCCTTCGCAGGTCTGTGAATGATATCACCTCCCTCTTGGACATCAATTTCGGGAGCCTTGGACGTCCCACTCGTGGTggccgaggaagaggagcacGTGGTTGTCCTAGCAGGCGCCCAGAGAGTGTCAAACCGATATTGGAGAGG GCGGAGGATGATCTGGCACCTAACCCAGATGACCCAGAAGACTTCCCAGCACTATCAGCAGGGAGATAA